The following proteins come from a genomic window of Paenibacillus wynnii:
- a CDS encoding YtxH domain-containing protein codes for MSNVDVEHEVETGSNFLKGIFIGGLLGAAAALLFAPKPGNEMRSDLSDKLTLATDKTKEVAGVVTDKTKALATTVTEKATDLASTVSTKASDLYTTVTESKQQIAATLQETGRKIGETVSEASSDVASDVEDASKKVADEAKDAKEEVASSYKSSY; via the coding sequence ATGAGTAACGTAGACGTAGAACATGAAGTGGAAACTGGTAGCAACTTTTTAAAGGGGATTTTTATTGGCGGCTTACTGGGTGCTGCGGCGGCATTGCTATTTGCACCGAAGCCTGGTAATGAAATGCGAAGCGACCTTTCTGACAAGCTTACGCTGGCAACAGATAAAACGAAAGAAGTAGCTGGAGTAGTGACGGATAAAACCAAAGCTCTTGCCACAACAGTTACTGAAAAAGCAACCGATTTGGCTAGCACTGTATCGACCAAAGCATCTGATCTTTACACAACTGTTACTGAAAGTAAGCAACAAATTGCTGCTACTTTACAGGAAACCGGTAGAAAAATCGGTGAAACGGTAAGTGAAGCTTCCTCCGATGTGGCATCTGATGTGGAAGATGCCTCCAAGAAAGTCGCTGATGAGGCCAAGGATGCGAAAGAAGAAGTCGCTTCATCCTATAAATCTTCCTACTAA
- a CDS encoding DUF5665 domain-containing protein, translating to MGVNTSKAKSYEVEEHPFELRHEVRRLNARLDKIADSLEKSEFKDILENYTDPRKRILTNFMAGISRGLGLTLGTFVILGVLGYILSLFLNVPVIGEYLGELKKYIDANN from the coding sequence TTGGGAGTTAACACAAGCAAAGCTAAATCCTATGAAGTGGAAGAGCATCCCTTCGAGCTTCGACATGAAGTTAGACGTTTAAACGCCAGACTCGATAAAATTGCGGATTCACTGGAAAAATCGGAGTTCAAAGATATACTGGAGAATTACACAGATCCCAGAAAACGTATCCTTACGAACTTTATGGCCGGTATTTCCAGAGGACTCGGTTTAACTCTGGGAACCTTTGTAATTCTCGGTGTACTCGGATATATCCTCAGTTTATTTCTGAATGTGCCCGTCATAGGAGAGTATCTCGGTGAACTAAAAAAATATATCGATGCTAATAATTAA
- a CDS encoding pirin family protein — MIKVVTSAERHTSNREWIHSEFSFSFADYDDPSNVHFGSLLAHNENELKPKQGMHEHPHHDLEIVTYVVSGVLRHEDDLGNRADLQAGTVQTMSAGTGINHSETNPSDNDNVRFLQIWLLPKEPGLAPKWDAKYFPPEFRTNQLLPVASGTLDEGSMTVNEDATVYLSTLETGKELVYPQQEERRTHVFLLSGNVEISCSDGAFDLQPGDAARIRKSCDLKIKGTSSEGEAELVLIDLP, encoded by the coding sequence ATGATTAAAGTAGTAACTTCAGCAGAACGGCATACTTCAAATAGAGAATGGATACACAGTGAGTTCAGTTTTTCGTTTGCCGATTATGATGACCCCAGCAATGTTCACTTTGGTTCACTATTAGCACACAACGAGAATGAATTGAAGCCCAAGCAGGGTATGCATGAGCATCCGCATCATGATTTGGAGATTGTCACGTATGTAGTCTCTGGAGTCCTTAGGCATGAAGATGACTTGGGGAATAGAGCAGACCTGCAGGCCGGTACGGTGCAGACGATGAGCGCAGGAACGGGAATTAATCATTCCGAGACCAATCCGTCAGACAATGATAATGTACGTTTCCTGCAAATCTGGCTACTGCCTAAGGAACCAGGGCTTGCACCCAAATGGGATGCGAAATACTTTCCGCCTGAATTTCGAACGAATCAGCTCCTTCCCGTAGCTTCAGGTACGCTAGATGAGGGTTCAATGACCGTTAATGAGGATGCAACAGTTTATCTATCCACGCTGGAGACTGGGAAAGAACTCGTGTACCCGCAGCAGGAGGAAAGACGTACCCATGTGTTTCTACTTTCAGGCAATGTGGAAATATCATGTTCTGACGGTGCATTTGATTTACAGCCGGGTGATGCTGCGCGTATTCGGAAGAGCTGTGATTTGAAGATCAAGGGGACAAGCAGTGAGGGTGAAGCTGAACTTGTATTGATTGATCTTCCATGA
- the yyaC gene encoding spore protease YyaC, with amino-acid sequence MAIREQGNGKRNKLNAAGLSPFFQEIAELHPVKGITFLCIGTDRSTGDALGPLTGSKLLEYGFPHVIGTLPSPCDADNLLVRLAGIPAEHTIIAIDACLGPPVALGYFFASNEPLQPAQSIGLLLPAVGHYSLAAVVDINGPKPYQTLQTTPLYRVMNMAEHIAKAAAAGFRLYL; translated from the coding sequence ATGGCAATCAGGGAGCAAGGGAACGGAAAACGCAATAAATTAAACGCTGCAGGGCTGTCCCCTTTTTTTCAGGAGATTGCCGAATTACATCCTGTTAAGGGCATCACCTTCCTCTGTATAGGCACGGACCGTTCTACCGGGGATGCACTTGGTCCGCTAACAGGAAGCAAATTGCTCGAATACGGATTTCCCCATGTGATCGGTACACTTCCTTCACCTTGTGATGCGGATAACCTGCTTGTGCGACTGGCTGGAATCCCAGCTGAACATACCATTATTGCAATTGATGCCTGTTTGGGACCCCCTGTGGCCTTAGGATATTTTTTTGCGTCTAATGAACCGCTGCAGCCGGCCCAATCGATAGGACTTCTACTTCCGGCGGTGGGTCATTACAGTCTTGCCGCTGTGGTTGATATTAACGGTCCGAAGCCGTATCAGACGCTGCAGACTACGCCTCTGTACCGGGTAATGAATATGGCTGAGCATATTGCCAAAGCGGCAGCAGCAGGCTTCAGACTTTATCTTTAA
- a CDS encoding asparaginase, with protein sequence METVLVREYRAELIECIHSGHIAIVGVDGKLKGYAGDPGFVSFTRSAAKPLQAIPGIRGGIAEHYHLTQAEIALMTASHRGENYHITALESISSKVGVSENNMLCATSYPLDDSSREEAIRGLGRRKIYHNCSGKHLGILSYSQLKGFPLGEYADRDHPVQREIINTLAYMADVAPESIGLGTDGCGLPVFALPLTALAGAYLKLACPNLIGDLATRKAVTTITAAMNAHPEMVSGYGRLDSILLEDDNIIAKGGFKGVYCFGLRRERLGIAFKVLDGSEEEWGLIVQSILKQIGYSNENTLKKLSAAYSGDIYNDGGTKVGSAEAEFKLEII encoded by the coding sequence ATGGAGACAGTTCTTGTGCGCGAATATCGTGCTGAATTAATAGAATGCATACACAGCGGACATATCGCTATTGTAGGAGTAGACGGTAAACTAAAAGGATATGCCGGTGATCCGGGATTTGTATCCTTCACCCGTTCAGCAGCAAAACCGCTGCAGGCCATTCCCGGAATCCGGGGAGGCATCGCTGAACATTATCATTTGACACAGGCTGAAATTGCTTTGATGACTGCTTCTCACCGTGGAGAAAACTATCATATCACTGCGCTGGAGAGTATTTCATCCAAGGTGGGTGTCAGTGAGAACAATATGTTATGTGCCACAAGCTATCCGCTCGATGACAGTAGCCGTGAGGAAGCCATACGAGGCCTTGGTAGAAGAAAAATCTACCATAATTGCTCCGGTAAGCATCTGGGGATCTTATCCTACAGCCAATTGAAAGGCTTTCCACTGGGGGAGTATGCGGATAGAGATCATCCGGTTCAACGTGAAATCATCAATACCCTCGCTTATATGGCAGACGTTGCTCCTGAAAGTATCGGACTTGGAACGGATGGGTGCGGCCTTCCGGTATTTGCTTTGCCATTGACTGCTCTTGCCGGTGCTTATCTGAAGCTGGCTTGTCCAAATCTCATAGGAGATTTGGCTACACGAAAGGCTGTAACCACGATTACCGCTGCAATGAATGCCCATCCCGAAATGGTCTCCGGCTACGGGCGTCTGGATTCCATTTTGCTGGAGGATGATAACATTATTGCCAAGGGAGGCTTTAAGGGCGTGTACTGCTTCGGCTTACGCCGCGAACGTCTCGGTATAGCCTTTAAGGTTCTGGATGGTTCTGAGGAGGAGTGGGGTCTCATCGTGCAGAGTATCTTGAAGCAGATCGGATATAGTAACGAAAATACGCTCAAGAAACTTAGTGCTGCTTATTCTGGAGATATTTATAATGACGGTGGAACAAAGGTTGGTTCTGCGGAAGCTGAGTTCAAGCTGGAGATAATATAG
- the rsbW gene encoding anti-sigma B factor RsbW has product MSDDVQKVMLQLPASADYVDIVRLNLYGIASKMGFTYEDIEDMKVAVSEACNNSVLYAYGQKDGMVDVIFEVGDSALSITVKDEGESFDSLDSQGERMTLHDKELSDVQVGGLGFYLMQALMDDVSVVSEAGRGTVVTLTKRLNFSEEKV; this is encoded by the coding sequence ATGAGTGATGATGTGCAAAAAGTAATGCTTCAGCTGCCAGCTAGCGCTGACTATGTTGATATTGTGAGATTGAATTTATATGGAATTGCTTCAAAGATGGGTTTTACCTATGAAGACATTGAAGATATGAAGGTGGCAGTATCGGAAGCCTGTAATAACTCTGTACTGTATGCGTATGGGCAGAAAGACGGTATGGTTGACGTGATCTTTGAAGTAGGAGATAGTGCCTTGTCCATTACGGTCAAAGATGAGGGGGAGAGCTTTGATAGCTTGGATTCGCAGGGAGAACGCATGACGCTCCATGACAAAGAGCTGAGTGATGTTCAGGTAGGCGGCTTAGGCTTCTACTTGATGCAAGCTCTTATGGATGACGTTAGTGTAGTAAGTGAAGCTGGGAGAGGGACAGTAGTAACCTTGACTAAGCGGCTTAATTTTAGCGAGGAGAAAGTATGA
- a CDS encoding DUF1128 domain-containing protein, with product MDLSQPSQENVEYMIEGIKNKLKMASAAAMQASAFSVDRYEDIYDIYEVTMNGGNLSISQVEAIVSELGRLRQK from the coding sequence ATGGATTTATCGCAGCCTAGTCAGGAAAATGTTGAATATATGATCGAAGGCATCAAGAACAAACTAAAAATGGCCAGCGCCGCAGCCATGCAGGCATCCGCTTTCTCAGTGGATAGATATGAGGATATCTATGATATCTATGAGGTAACGATGAACGGTGGAAATCTTAGCATCTCCCAGGTTGAGGCCATTGTGTCGGAACTCGGACGCTTACGCCAGAAATAA
- a CDS encoding sigma-70 family RNA polymerase sigma factor encodes MNENVTPPESMNEAVSLIWEYQQTLDNEIATVLIRKYEPMVKMAAGKIARNRPDLYEDLYQVGQMALIRLLKQYDISMGIPFEPYAMKSMIGHMKNFLRDKSWYIQVPRRIKEKGALVQHAIDELTIRLERSPDVKEIAKYLDLSVEETVEVLAGRECYHYVSLDSPLSQEETGATLGELISSDANDYETVEKRMDLQQALGQLKEQEQQVLLLAFQDGQSQRAIAQKLGVSQMSVSRIQKRATEKLKQIMSNSAY; translated from the coding sequence ATGAATGAAAACGTGACTCCCCCCGAGTCCATGAACGAGGCAGTAAGCCTAATCTGGGAATACCAGCAAACACTAGATAATGAAATTGCCACCGTACTTATCCGTAAATATGAGCCCATGGTCAAGATGGCTGCAGGTAAGATTGCCCGCAACCGACCGGATTTATATGAGGATTTGTATCAGGTAGGCCAAATGGCTCTTATCCGTTTATTAAAACAGTATGATATTAGCATGGGAATTCCTTTCGAGCCTTATGCTATGAAAAGTATGATTGGTCACATGAAAAATTTCCTGCGTGATAAATCCTGGTATATTCAGGTTCCAAGACGAATTAAGGAAAAGGGCGCATTAGTCCAGCATGCCATTGATGAATTGACAATAAGACTGGAACGCTCACCTGACGTTAAGGAAATTGCCAAGTACCTTGATTTATCTGTAGAGGAAACTGTAGAAGTATTGGCGGGGCGTGAATGCTATCATTACGTATCTCTTGATTCTCCGCTTTCACAGGAAGAGACAGGGGCCACGCTGGGTGAGCTTATCAGCTCGGATGCTAATGATTACGAGACCGTTGAGAAACGAATGGACCTACAGCAAGCGTTGGGACAGCTCAAAGAGCAGGAGCAACAGGTGCTGCTGCTGGCTTTCCAAGATGGACAGTCCCAGAGGGCGATTGCGCAGAAGCTTGGTGTCTCCCAAATGAGTGTATCCAGAATTCAGAAGCGGGCTACAGAGAAGCTGAAGCAGATTATGTCCAACTCCGCTTACTGA